In a genomic window of Streptomyces noursei ATCC 11455:
- a CDS encoding serine hydrolase domain-containing protein translates to MLSSSASAQPAGDHAATRAALSEFQAAGGPGAGILAGSGTDSWTYSAGTAVINTNTPIRSADHYRIGSQTKTFTAAVVMQLVDEGKISLDAPIEKYLPQVVDGNGYDGNTITVRQLLQHTSGIPTNTRTVPEANPDGTYTLAALVRDGLKYPPAAAPGAEWHYSNTNYEILGLLIEKVTGSPVAQVITSRIIQPLHLTQTTFPAAGNRAVAEPAVHGYNGVRIGPLFFWTDVLAEFEPSVYSTAGAMLSTEQDISTFYQALIGGRVVSPASLTEMKKARDISPGLGYGLGLIKHPLPCGGVAWGHDGEVTGYYTETMVTEDGRHAAVVTNALTPLSNPVVPMYKLLDTALCEK, encoded by the coding sequence ATGCTTTCGTCTTCGGCGTCCGCCCAGCCGGCCGGTGACCATGCCGCCACGCGGGCGGCGTTGAGCGAGTTCCAGGCGGCCGGGGGTCCCGGAGCCGGGATCCTCGCCGGCAGTGGCACCGACTCCTGGACCTACTCCGCTGGTACGGCCGTCATCAACACGAACACGCCCATCCGGTCGGCCGACCACTACCGCATCGGGAGCCAGACCAAGACCTTCACCGCGGCGGTGGTGATGCAGCTCGTCGACGAGGGCAAGATCTCCCTCGACGCACCGATCGAGAAGTACCTTCCCCAAGTGGTCGACGGCAACGGCTACGACGGGAACACCATCACGGTGCGGCAACTGCTGCAGCACACCAGCGGAATCCCGACCAACACGCGGACGGTCCCGGAGGCCAACCCGGACGGCACCTACACCCTGGCCGCACTGGTCCGGGACGGGCTCAAGTATCCCCCGGCCGCAGCGCCGGGCGCGGAGTGGCACTACTCCAACACCAATTACGAAATCCTCGGCCTTCTCATCGAGAAGGTCACGGGTTCGCCGGTGGCGCAGGTGATCACGAGCCGGATCATCCAGCCGCTCCATCTCACCCAGACCACGTTCCCCGCCGCGGGCAACCGCGCCGTGGCCGAGCCGGCCGTGCACGGGTACAACGGCGTACGTATCGGCCCGTTGTTCTTCTGGACGGACGTACTGGCGGAATTCGAGCCGTCCGTCTACAGCACCGCAGGCGCGATGCTCTCCACGGAACAGGACATCAGCACCTTCTACCAGGCACTGATCGGCGGCAGGGTCGTGTCACCGGCGAGTCTGACCGAGATGAAGAAGGCGAGGGACATCAGCCCGGGCCTCGGCTACGGACTCGGGCTGATCAAGCACCCTCTGCCCTGCGGCGGTGTGGCCTGGGGACACGACGGCGAGGTAACGGGCTACTACACGGAGACCATGGTCACCGAGGACGGGCGCCACGCCGCCGTGGTGACCAATGCGCTCACTCCTCTCAGTAACCCCGTCGTGCCGATGTACAAACTGCTCGACACGGCGCTGTGCGAGAAGTGA
- a CDS encoding SDR family oxidoreductase, which translates to MEPVTLITGGSTGIGAATARALLKQGHRVAVTGRDVGKLAAFAATAGAGERLLTITGDAGEADDVAAAVRQVLDTWGRLENVIANAGFSLPGNLETHASEDMRAMILTNVLGPALLIQETLPHLRTSKGRIVIIGSVAGVRHTPGNLYSVTKWAAHALAENTRLLVGQDGVGVTVVAPGIVDTPFWHARGGTPEAAATMTAEQIADTIVFAVNQPAGVDINHITVRPTGQVG; encoded by the coding sequence ATGGAACCCGTCACGCTGATCACCGGTGGCTCGACCGGAATCGGCGCCGCCACCGCACGCGCCCTGCTCAAGCAGGGCCACCGCGTGGCCGTTACCGGACGCGACGTGGGCAAGCTGGCCGCCTTCGCCGCCACCGCGGGGGCGGGCGAGCGGCTGCTGACGATCACCGGCGACGCCGGCGAAGCAGATGACGTCGCCGCCGCCGTCCGCCAAGTGCTGGACACCTGGGGTCGGCTGGAAAACGTCATAGCCAACGCTGGTTTCTCCCTGCCCGGCAACCTGGAGACCCACGCCTCTGAGGACATGCGCGCCATGATCCTCACCAACGTCCTGGGCCCCGCCCTGCTGATCCAGGAGACCCTGCCCCACCTGAGGACATCCAAGGGCCGAATCGTGATCATCGGCTCGGTCGCCGGCGTCCGCCACACCCCCGGCAACCTCTACTCCGTCACCAAGTGGGCCGCCCACGCCCTCGCCGAGAACACCCGCCTCCTGGTCGGCCAGGACGGAGTCGGCGTCACCGTTGTCGCCCCCGGCATCGTGGACACCCCCTTCTGGCACGCCCGCGGCGGCACCCCCGAGGCAGCCGCCACGATGACCGCCGAGCAGATCGCGGACACCATTGTGTTCGCCGTCAACCAGCCCGCGGGCGTGGACATCAACCACATCACGGTGCGGCCGACGGGGCAGGTTGGCTGA